The following are encoded in a window of Coleofasciculus sp. FACHB-1120 genomic DNA:
- a CDS encoding PPC domain-containing DNA-binding protein, protein MKVFAIRLKPDQDLKKSLQDFAIKQNIQAGFILTGIGSLKKATLRFANHRYSTAFNDNFEILSLNGTLEAAGIHLHIAIANKEGRTIGGHLMEGCIIYTTAEIVIGASEELTFLRTMDEQTGCKELEIFPSTNYQPNAIQT, encoded by the coding sequence ATGAAAGTATTTGCTATTCGTCTAAAGCCAGATCAAGATTTAAAAAAAAGCTTACAAGATTTTGCAATTAAGCAAAATATTCAAGCGGGCTTTATTTTAACCGGAATTGGTAGCTTAAAAAAAGCGACTCTTCGCTTTGCAAATCACAGGTATAGTACAGCTTTTAACGACAATTTTGAAATTCTTTCTCTCAATGGCACTTTGGAAGCGGCTGGCATTCACCTGCATATCGCCATTGCGAATAAAGAAGGAAGAACCATCGGCGGGCATCTAATGGAAGGTTGTATTATCTATACAACTGCTGAAATTGTCATCGGAGCTAGCGAAGAACTCACTTTTTTAAGAACAATGGATGAGCAAACAGGCTGTAAAGAATTGGAGATTTTTCCAAGCACAAATTATCAACCAAATGCTATTCAAACTTAA
- a CDS encoding dynamin family protein, whose protein sequence is MPELPPQCQNLKEQVETILQLLHQEPSLRSQDVTPVQTSLGKAISPKFEIVFAGAFSAGKSMLINALLERELLYSAEGHATGTECKIEYAKPDKERVVLTFLSEVEIREQASAVSQMLGLGTASNINQSEVIQLLSDGCQAIIEIEGGESKSERAKQANALMLLLEGFVANRDRINTVNNATYSMEQFNFSNLKEAAGYARRGSNSAVLKRIEYYCYHPLLRDGNVIIDTPGIDAPVEKDAQLTYAKIEHPDTSAVVCVLKPASAGDMTKEETELLEKMRSNPGIRDRVFFAFNRIDETWYNSQLRQRLDSLISAQFRDTTRVYKTSGLLGFYGSQIKQTSGRDRFGLDSVFADSVKGLDEREETPQFVTAFNNYCANSGKLPSNKFRISVNSFESPNENYVRILAEQGTPIIQQLIQDSGIEEFRAAITDYLTKEKRPQLFKNLADDLEDACISLKKYYQAALRDLDSQPREIEAMKTQELQRLNQQLQQIGQEFHQHITEELNQVVTGQSSSFEADFRQLQSRMVRRLDELLDTFSVADAYSRAILSHPRNSTAPLIAVLVEELYYLANQLEDILKESCQEVVANLFQRLIERVRKSEYYRQLYRLLGNDGGIEQKLKEIEKQVHDALKNAASDECNRYVRESPRFYDEGTFSIYQFRQTLLQTSQSYGCESMVAAEPAIRQLLKLDFEPKVKATISSGFPATVNQILTTNLLPMAAHQADEILQQYTQARAYLEQTLEQEAEEKIANNRRLQSTVEQKVAAYNSAVESINSCLQAIGLYDRQLPVIAQSDASSIDSNIEASKVSAIGNGVVHSEA, encoded by the coding sequence GTGCCTGAATTGCCGCCTCAGTGTCAAAATCTGAAAGAACAGGTCGAGACTATACTACAACTGCTGCATCAGGAGCCGTCTCTGCGATCGCAAGATGTTACACCCGTACAGACATCTCTCGGTAAAGCGATTTCCCCTAAGTTTGAGATTGTATTTGCGGGTGCTTTTAGTGCAGGGAAATCGATGCTAATTAACGCTCTGTTAGAGCGGGAATTGCTTTACAGTGCAGAGGGACACGCTACAGGTACGGAATGTAAAATTGAGTACGCCAAACCAGATAAAGAACGAGTGGTGCTGACGTTTCTGAGTGAGGTGGAAATTCGGGAACAGGCAAGTGCGGTATCTCAGATGCTGGGATTAGGGACAGCTAGCAATATTAATCAATCTGAAGTGATTCAATTGCTCAGCGATGGATGCCAAGCGATTATCGAGATTGAGGGTGGAGAAAGTAAATCAGAAAGAGCAAAACAAGCGAATGCGCTGATGCTGTTGCTGGAAGGATTTGTTGCCAATCGCGATCGCATCAATACGGTTAATAATGCTACATATTCAATGGAGCAATTTAACTTCTCCAATCTCAAGGAAGCTGCTGGTTATGCTCGCCGTGGGAGCAACAGCGCAGTTTTGAAGCGAATTGAATATTACTGTTATCATCCTCTGTTACGGGATGGTAATGTAATTATTGATACGCCGGGAATTGATGCGCCAGTGGAGAAAGACGCGCAACTTACCTACGCTAAGATTGAGCATCCGGATACTTCAGCAGTGGTGTGCGTTCTTAAACCCGCGTCTGCTGGCGACATGACGAAGGAAGAAACAGAACTGCTGGAGAAAATGCGCTCAAATCCGGGGATACGCGATCGCGTATTCTTTGCCTTCAACCGCATCGATGAAACTTGGTATAATAGCCAGTTAAGGCAACGTTTGGACAGTTTGATTAGCGCTCAGTTTCGGGATACTACTAGGGTTTATAAAACGAGCGGACTGTTAGGATTTTACGGCAGTCAGATTAAACAGACCAGTGGACGCGATCGCTTTGGCTTAGATTCTGTTTTTGCTGATAGCGTTAAAGGCTTGGATGAACGAGAAGAAACACCACAATTTGTTACAGCCTTTAATAACTACTGCGCTAATTCTGGAAAGCTACCCTCTAACAAGTTCCGAATTTCTGTTAATAGCTTTGAATCCCCAAATGAAAATTACGTGCGGATTTTAGCTGAACAAGGTACACCCATCATTCAGCAGTTAATTCAAGATAGTGGAATAGAAGAGTTTCGCGCTGCTATTACAGATTATCTAACTAAAGAAAAGCGTCCTCAACTGTTCAAAAATCTGGCTGACGATCTCGAAGATGCCTGCATTAGCCTAAAGAAATATTACCAAGCTGCGCTGCGCGATTTGGATAGCCAACCCCGCGAAATCGAGGCAATGAAGACGCAGGAATTACAACGCCTCAACCAGCAATTACAGCAAATTGGTCAAGAATTTCACCAGCATATCACAGAAGAATTAAATCAGGTTGTAACAGGTCAATCCAGTTCTTTTGAGGCAGATTTTCGCCAACTGCAATCTCGTATGGTTCGTCGTTTAGATGAGTTGCTAGATACTTTCTCGGTTGCAGATGCTTATAGTCGCGCTATCCTCAGCCATCCCCGCAATTCTACAGCACCATTGATTGCCGTTTTAGTTGAAGAGCTTTATTACTTGGCGAATCAACTAGAGGATATCTTGAAAGAGTCTTGTCAGGAAGTAGTAGCCAACCTATTCCAGCGTTTAATTGAACGAGTTCGGAAATCTGAATACTATCGCCAACTTTATCGTTTACTCGGCAATGATGGCGGGATTGAGCAAAAGTTAAAAGAGATAGAAAAACAGGTTCATGATGCTTTAAAGAATGCAGCGAGTGACGAATGCAATCGTTATGTCCGCGAAAGCCCCCGCTTTTATGATGAAGGTACGTTCTCAATCTATCAATTTCGGCAAACGTTGTTGCAGACTTCCCAAAGCTACGGTTGTGAAAGTATGGTAGCAGCCGAACCAGCAATTCGTCAGTTGTTGAAATTAGATTTTGAGCCAAAAGTGAAGGCGACAATTAGTAGCGGTTTTCCGGCAACCGTTAATCAAATTCTCACGACTAACTTATTGCCAATGGCAGCGCATCAAGCTGATGAAATATTGCAGCAGTACACTCAAGCTCGTGCTTATTTAGAGCAAACGCTAGAACAAGAAGCTGAGGAGAAAATTGCTAACAATCGTCGGTTACAAAGTACAGTTGAACAAAAAGTTGCTGCTTACAACTCGGCGGTTGAAAGTATCAACAGTTGTTTGCAGGCGATAGGATTGTACGATCGTCAACTACCTGTCATTGCTCAATCTGATGCTAGCTCAATTGACTCTAATATAGAAGCTTCCAAAGTTAGCGCAATTGGTAATGGAGTTGTTCATTCAGAAGCATAG
- a CDS encoding tetratricopeptide repeat protein — protein MTQEAEQAIAYYLERLAVSHQAQNQQEEFRCLKGLATTYEGLFQFPKAIEYWKQALSLSYRTADKSEQKVAIYYLGESYRRLSQFNESIVQFEQLLKLARDTGDKQTETSALAGLGSSYNYLGQYQKAIEYLHKLLTISCEINERHAQGVALQGLGNACLYLGQYQQALDYAQQALIIARETNDINFQGIQLSIIGLIYQQLQQWNKTIEFCQKSLELSLEVKDKDTEARSLYQLSGAYNGLGAYDKAKNFLEQALTIAREIGEKNLLSGILSSLSFVYNRTNQLEQAIEYTQQSLNLAREIGSRLSEALNLNTLGSAYTQLGRYQKSLEYNKQSLAIFQALGVKKEEQRLLYTVGSNCNNLGQYPQAMGFFQSALSLAQELKNCSEEANANFALGLAFIKLGRKVEAISHYRQAYILYRDLGDATWQQNSLKALQQLNAEV, from the coding sequence ATGACTCAAGAAGCTGAACAAGCAATAGCTTACTACCTAGAAAGATTGGCAGTTAGTCACCAAGCACAGAATCAACAAGAGGAGTTTCGTTGTCTCAAAGGGCTAGCAACTACCTATGAAGGATTGTTCCAATTTCCAAAAGCTATTGAGTATTGGAAGCAGGCTCTTTCCCTATCCTACCGGACAGCAGATAAGAGTGAACAAAAAGTAGCAATTTACTATTTAGGTGAATCTTACCGCCGCCTTAGTCAATTTAATGAGTCCATCGTCCAATTTGAGCAATTACTGAAACTTGCTCGTGACACGGGAGACAAGCAGACTGAAACTTCAGCACTTGCTGGACTAGGAAGTAGTTACAATTATTTGGGGCAATATCAAAAAGCAATCGAGTATCTTCATAAACTTCTCACAATAAGTTGTGAAATCAATGAACGTCATGCACAAGGAGTTGCTTTGCAGGGGTTGGGAAATGCTTGCCTATATCTTGGTCAGTATCAACAGGCACTTGACTATGCCCAACAAGCTCTAATAATTGCCCGTGAAACTAATGATATCAATTTTCAGGGAATTCAACTTTCAATCATTGGTCTTATTTATCAACAGCTACAGCAGTGGAATAAAACAATCGAGTTCTGCCAAAAATCGCTTGAGCTTTCACTTGAAGTTAAGGACAAAGATACTGAAGCCCGTAGTCTTTACCAACTAAGTGGAGCATATAATGGTCTTGGGGCATATGATAAAGCAAAGAACTTCCTTGAACAAGCCTTGACAATTGCTCGTGAGATTGGTGAAAAGAACTTATTAAGTGGTATTTTGAGCTCATTAAGTTTTGTTTACAATCGAACGAATCAGCTTGAGCAGGCGATTGAATATACTCAACAGTCTCTTAACCTCGCACGCGAAATTGGTAGTAGATTGAGTGAAGCTTTGAATCTAAATACCCTTGGAAGTGCTTATACTCAACTAGGCAGATACCAGAAAAGTTTGGAGTACAATAAGCAATCCTTGGCAATTTTCCAAGCTCTTGGTGTGAAGAAAGAAGAGCAAAGACTACTCTACACTGTGGGCAGCAATTGTAATAATTTAGGGCAATATCCTCAAGCAATGGGGTTCTTCCAGTCTGCTCTAAGCTTGGCTCAAGAACTAAAAAATTGCTCTGAAGAAGCTAATGCAAATTTTGCACTAGGTCTAGCTTTTATAAAGCTAGGGCGTAAGGTAGAAGCTATATCTCATTATCGTCAAGCATATATTCTTTACAGGGATCTTGGCGATGCAACTTGGCAACAAAATTCTTTAAAAGCTTTACAACAATTAAACGCAGAAGTTTGA
- a CDS encoding Uma2 family endonuclease — translation MTALTVNFNPIIKLTDEQFFQLCQVNENLRFERTATGELIIMSPAGGETGNRNAGLTAQLWIWNEQNRLGKVFDSSTGFKLPNGADRSPDAAWVKLERWDALTQQQREKFPPICPDFVVELLSPSDSLKVAQEKMKEYRENGTVLGLLINRKSEQVEIYRQGQEVEVLQSPTTLSGENVLPGFVLNLEPIW, via the coding sequence ATGACTGCCCTAACCGTCAACTTCAACCCCATTATTAAGCTGACAGATGAGCAATTTTTTCAGCTTTGCCAAGTAAATGAAAATCTAAGGTTTGAGCGCACTGCTACGGGAGAATTAATCATCATGTCACCCGCCGGGGGAGAAACAGGAAATCGCAACGCCGGACTAACTGCTCAACTTTGGATTTGGAACGAGCAAAATAGATTGGGTAAAGTTTTCGATTCCTCAACAGGTTTCAAACTCCCCAATGGTGCGGATCGTTCTCCTGATGCTGCTTGGGTGAAACTGGAACGATGGGATGCGCTAACTCAGCAGCAGAGAGAGAAATTCCCCCCCATTTGTCCTGATTTTGTAGTTGAGTTACTTTCACCGAGTGATAGTTTGAAAGTCGCTCAAGAGAAAATGAAAGAATATCGAGAAAATGGCACTGTTTTGGGTTTGTTAATTAACCGCAAATCCGAACAAGTAGAAATTTATCGCCAAGGTCAAGAAGTAGAAGTGCTGCAATCTCCTACTACTTTATCCGGAGAAAATGTTCTTCCTGGATTCGTACTCAATCTTGAACCAATCTGGTAA
- a CDS encoding magnesium chelatase subunit H: MFTHVKSTIRHIAPENLRGRSLLKVVYVVLEPQYQSALSGAVRSINENHPGLAIEISGYLLEELRDPENYEGFKREVASANVFIASLIFIEDLADKVVAAVEPHRDALDVAVVFPSMPQVMRLNKMGSFSMAQLGQSKSAIAQFMRKRKEKSGSGFQDGMLKLLQTLPKVLKYLPMDKAQDARNFMLSFQYWLGGSSENLENFLLMLADRYVLKGVETRRGSSFQYKDPVTYVDMGIWHPLAPQMFEDVKEYFNWYNSRNDIPADLKDPLAPCVGLVLQRTHLVTGDDAHYVAMVQELEAMGARVIPVFASGLDFSKPVDTFFVQGNQTIVDTVVSLTGFALVGGPARQDHPKAIDTLKRLNRPYMVALPLVFQTTEEWENSDLGLHPIQVALQIAIPELDGAIEPIILSGRDGATGKAIALQDRIEAIAQRALKWANLRRKPKLQKKVAITVFSFPPDKGNVGTAAYLDVFGSIYEVMKALKQNGYDLPELPESAMALMQEVIHDAQAQYSTPELNIAYRMSVPEYEDLTPYSQRLEENWGKPPGHLNSDGQNLLIFGKHFGNVFIGVQPTFGYEGDPMRLLFSRSASPHHGFAAYYTYLERIWKADAVLHFGTHGSLEFMPGKQMGMSNECYPDNLIGNTPNLYYYAANNPSEATIAKRRSYAETISYLTPPAENAGLYKGLQELSELIGSYQTLKDTGRGIQIVNTIVDKSRMVNLDKDIALPEKDAKEMTAEERDTLVGLVYRRLMEIESRLLPCGLHVVGKPPSAEEAIATLVNIASLDRNEDEILSLPRIIANSIGRDIDDIYKNNDKGILDDVQLLQDITLATRAAVSALVKEQTDADGRVSLVSKLNFFNMGKKEPWIEALHQAGYAKVDPEAIKPLFEYLEFCLQQVCADNELGALLKGLEGEYIIPGPGGDPIRNPDVLPTGKNIHALDPQSIPTAAAVKSAKVVVDRLLERQRAETGAYPDTIACVLWGTDNIKTYGESLAQIMWMVGVKPVPDALGRVNKLELIPLAELGRPRIDVVINCSGVFRDLFINQMNLLDQAVKMAAEADEPLSMNFVRKHALQQAEEMGINLRQAATRVFSNASGSYSSNINLAVENSTWESESELQDMYLSRKSFAFTSDSPGTMEQSRQIFEATLKTAEVTFQNLDSSEISLTDVSHYFDSDPTKVVATLRGDGKTPASYIADTTTANAQVRTLSETVRLDARTKLLNPKWYEGMLSHGYEGVRELSKRLVNTMGWSATAGAVDNWIYEDTNTTFIQDEEMRKRLMNLNPHSFRKVVATLLEVNGRGYWETSESNLEMLRELYQEVEDRIEGIE; encoded by the coding sequence ATGTTCACTCACGTCAAGTCCACCATTCGCCACATTGCCCCGGAAAACCTGCGGGGGCGATCGCTACTCAAGGTGGTCTATGTCGTGCTAGAGCCGCAATACCAGAGTGCCCTCTCAGGAGCGGTTCGCTCAATTAACGAGAACCATCCCGGCTTAGCCATCGAAATTAGCGGCTATCTGCTTGAAGAATTGCGCGACCCTGAAAACTACGAGGGTTTTAAGCGAGAAGTTGCGAGTGCCAATGTCTTTATCGCTTCCCTAATCTTTATTGAAGACTTAGCGGATAAAGTTGTTGCGGCAGTAGAACCCCACCGCGACGCGCTTGATGTCGCGGTCGTCTTCCCATCGATGCCGCAAGTGATGCGCCTGAACAAAATGGGCAGCTTCTCGATGGCACAACTAGGGCAATCCAAGAGCGCGATCGCTCAATTTATGCGGAAGCGCAAGGAAAAATCCGGCAGCGGCTTCCAAGACGGGATGCTGAAGCTACTGCAAACCCTGCCTAAAGTCCTGAAATACCTGCCAATGGACAAAGCGCAGGATGCTCGAAACTTCATGCTCAGCTTCCAATATTGGCTAGGTGGTTCCTCAGAAAACCTGGAGAACTTCCTGTTGATGCTGGCGGATAGATACGTCCTCAAAGGTGTAGAGACGCGCCGTGGCTCGTCTTTCCAATACAAAGACCCTGTCACCTATGTTGATATGGGAATTTGGCACCCCTTGGCACCACAGATGTTTGAGGATGTCAAGGAATATTTCAACTGGTACAACAGCCGCAACGATATTCCTGCCGATCTCAAAGATCCCCTGGCTCCCTGTGTCGGTTTAGTGCTGCAACGCACGCACCTCGTCACAGGCGATGATGCCCATTATGTGGCGATGGTGCAGGAACTTGAAGCAATGGGCGCACGAGTAATTCCCGTCTTTGCTTCCGGTTTAGATTTCTCTAAGCCAGTGGATACTTTCTTCGTCCAAGGAAACCAGACAATCGTGGATACGGTGGTATCCCTGACCGGATTTGCCCTCGTCGGTGGTCCCGCTAGACAAGATCATCCTAAGGCAATTGACACGCTCAAACGCCTCAATCGCCCCTACATGGTGGCGCTGCCGCTGGTATTCCAAACAACGGAAGAGTGGGAAAATAGCGATTTAGGGCTGCATCCCATTCAAGTGGCGTTGCAGATTGCCATTCCCGAACTGGATGGAGCAATTGAGCCAATTATCCTTTCCGGAAGGGATGGCGCAACTGGGAAAGCGATCGCCCTCCAAGATCGCATAGAAGCGATCGCGCAACGCGCCTTAAAATGGGCAAACCTGCGCCGCAAGCCAAAACTCCAGAAGAAAGTTGCCATCACCGTCTTCAGCTTCCCACCGGACAAAGGCAACGTCGGGACGGCTGCTTATCTGGATGTATTTGGTTCCATCTACGAGGTGATGAAAGCCCTCAAGCAGAACGGCTATGACCTGCCAGAACTGCCAGAGTCAGCGATGGCGTTGATGCAAGAAGTCATCCACGATGCTCAAGCACAGTACAGCACTCCGGAACTGAATATCGCCTATCGAATGTCAGTCCCAGAGTATGAAGACTTAACGCCTTACTCTCAACGACTAGAAGAAAACTGGGGCAAACCACCCGGACATCTCAACAGCGACGGGCAGAATTTGTTAATCTTCGGCAAACACTTCGGCAACGTCTTTATCGGCGTCCAGCCAACCTTTGGCTATGAAGGCGATCCGATGCGGTTGCTATTCTCCCGTTCTGCCAGTCCCCATCACGGCTTTGCCGCTTATTACACCTATCTAGAGCGAATTTGGAAAGCCGACGCCGTGCTGCACTTCGGCACGCATGGGTCGCTGGAATTCATGCCTGGTAAGCAGATGGGGATGTCTAACGAATGTTACCCCGATAACTTGATTGGGAATACTCCCAATCTTTACTACTATGCGGCGAATAACCCCAGCGAAGCTACAATTGCTAAGCGCCGCAGCTACGCCGAAACAATCTCCTACTTAACTCCCCCGGCAGAAAATGCTGGACTCTACAAGGGTTTGCAGGAATTGAGCGAGTTAATCGGTTCTTACCAAACCCTCAAAGATACGGGACGCGGTATCCAGATTGTTAACACAATTGTGGATAAATCTCGCATGGTGAATCTGGATAAAGATATCGCTTTGCCAGAGAAAGACGCCAAAGAGATGACTGCTGAGGAACGGGACACCCTGGTTGGTTTGGTGTACCGGAGACTGATGGAAATCGAGTCGCGGCTATTGCCTTGTGGCTTGCACGTCGTTGGGAAACCACCAAGTGCAGAAGAAGCGATCGCGACCTTGGTTAATATCGCCAGTCTCGACCGAAACGAAGATGAAATTCTCAGTCTTCCCCGGATCATCGCCAACAGCATCGGACGCGATATTGACGACATCTACAAGAACAACGACAAAGGCATCTTAGATGATGTCCAGCTTTTGCAAGATATCACCCTTGCCACTCGTGCCGCTGTTTCTGCCCTCGTCAAAGAGCAAACTGACGCTGATGGTCGCGTTTCCCTCGTTTCCAAGCTCAACTTCTTCAACATGGGCAAGAAGGAACCTTGGATCGAAGCCCTGCATCAAGCAGGCTATGCGAAAGTTGACCCAGAAGCAATTAAGCCTCTCTTTGAGTATCTGGAATTCTGTCTCCAGCAAGTTTGTGCCGATAACGAACTGGGTGCATTACTCAAAGGATTAGAAGGCGAATACATCATCCCCGGCCCCGGTGGCGATCCCATCCGCAACCCGGATGTCCTGCCTACAGGCAAAAACATCCACGCCCTCGACCCCCAATCTATCCCCACCGCAGCCGCAGTCAAATCCGCCAAAGTCGTTGTAGACCGACTGCTAGAACGGCAACGGGCAGAAACGGGTGCCTATCCTGACACGATTGCCTGCGTCCTTTGGGGAACCGACAACATCAAAACCTATGGCGAATCTCTCGCCCAAATTATGTGGATGGTCGGAGTAAAACCCGTGCCCGATGCCTTGGGACGAGTCAATAAACTGGAACTGATTCCGCTTGCTGAACTTGGACGCCCCCGCATAGATGTAGTCATCAACTGTTCTGGTGTCTTCCGCGACTTGTTCATCAACCAGATGAACCTACTCGACCAAGCTGTGAAAATGGCAGCGGAAGCCGACGAACCCCTATCGATGAACTTTGTCCGCAAACACGCCTTACAACAGGCGGAGGAAATGGGCATCAACCTGCGCCAAGCAGCGACTCGCGTTTTCTCTAACGCTTCCGGTTCCTACTCCTCCAACATCAATCTGGCAGTCGAAAATAGTACCTGGGAAAGCGAATCTGAGTTACAAGATATGTATCTCAGCCGCAAATCCTTCGCCTTCACCTCCGATAGTCCAGGCACAATGGAACAGTCGCGTCAGATTTTTGAAGCAACGCTGAAAACCGCTGAAGTGACGTTCCAAAACCTCGACTCTTCCGAGATTAGCCTCACGGATGTTTCTCACTACTTCGACTCCGATCCCACCAAGGTTGTCGCCACTCTACGCGGTGATGGCAAAACGCCAGCATCCTACATTGCTGACACTACAACCGCCAACGCCCAAGTCCGCACGCTATCAGAAACCGTCCGCTTAGATGCCCGTACCAAACTACTCAATCCCAAGTGGTACGAAGGGATGCTAAGTCACGGTTACGAAGGTGTCCGCGAACTCTCGAAGCGCCTGGTAAATACGATGGGTTGGTCTGCAACTGCTGGTGCAGTCGATAACTGGATTTACGAGGATACAAATACCACGTTTATACAAGATGAAGAGATGCGGAAGCGGTTAATGAACCTCAATCCTCACTCTTTCCGCAAAGTTGTTGCAACCTTACTCGAAGTAAATGGTCGCGGTTACTGGGAAACCAGCGAAAGCAACTTAGAGATGTTGCGCGAATTGTATCAGGAGGTCGAAGACCGGATTGAAGGAATAGAATAG
- a CDS encoding lipid-A-disaccharide synthase, whose protein sequence is MPTFDILILSNGPGELATWVRPVVKALREQLGNDRSAVRISVVLSPCPNASGKEAEIAQSYPQVDRVQGAANFWEFLMWGKTAENWDWRDRGVVVFLGGDQIFPVVIGRRLGYRTVVYAEWDARWYSLIDRFGVMKPELVARVPQKYAHKLSVVGDLMAEAGELKIENEKLKIQESIYLGETIGLLPGSKPAKLAQGVPLCLAIAECIYANRPQSRFVIPVAPTLDLKTLARFADPQQNPVIELVKGATAELIIPDPPELPYFKTAAGLRVELWTRSPAYDLLSQCSLCFTTVGANTAELAALAIPMIVLLPTQQLDAMRSWDGLPGLLANLPVFGSSFAKAINWIIMQQVLRKGHLYAWPNIWAKKQVVPELVGKLQASEVAELALDYLNHPEKLQEMRDRLRSIRGEAGAAQKLAKLVCEELEQNA, encoded by the coding sequence ATGCCAACATTCGATATCTTGATTCTTTCCAATGGCCCTGGGGAGTTAGCGACTTGGGTGCGACCTGTGGTGAAGGCTTTACGGGAACAACTTGGGAATGACCGTTCAGCAGTGAGGATCTCGGTAGTTCTTTCCCCGTGTCCCAATGCGAGTGGGAAAGAAGCAGAAATTGCCCAGTCTTACCCGCAAGTTGACCGCGTCCAGGGGGCAGCAAATTTCTGGGAGTTCTTAATGTGGGGAAAGACGGCAGAAAATTGGGATTGGCGCGATCGCGGTGTGGTTGTATTTCTGGGTGGAGATCAAATTTTTCCCGTCGTCATTGGCAGACGCTTGGGTTATCGCACGGTTGTCTATGCCGAGTGGGATGCCCGTTGGTACAGTTTGATTGACCGATTTGGGGTGATGAAACCGGAACTCGTTGCCCGCGTTCCTCAGAAATACGCCCACAAGCTCTCTGTCGTTGGGGATTTGATGGCAGAAGCGGGGGAATTAAAAATTGAAAATGAAAAATTAAAAATTCAAGAGTCAATCTATCTTGGCGAAACGATCGGGTTATTGCCTGGGTCAAAACCGGCGAAACTGGCTCAAGGGGTGCCGTTGTGCTTAGCGATCGCAGAATGCATTTATGCTAACCGTCCCCAAAGCCGCTTTGTGATTCCCGTCGCGCCGACTTTGGATCTAAAAACTTTAGCTCGATTTGCCGATCCTCAGCAAAATCCAGTGATTGAGTTAGTGAAAGGTGCCACAGCAGAACTCATAATTCCCGATCCGCCAGAACTTCCGTATTTCAAAACAGCGGCAGGATTGCGAGTGGAACTGTGGACGCGATCGCCAGCTTATGACTTACTATCCCAGTGTTCTCTGTGTTTTACGACCGTGGGAGCCAATACCGCTGAACTCGCCGCCTTAGCCATCCCGATGATTGTCTTATTACCGACTCAACAACTGGATGCGATGCGAAGCTGGGATGGATTGCCGGGATTACTGGCAAATTTGCCAGTTTTCGGTTCTAGTTTTGCCAAAGCAATCAACTGGATCATCATGCAACAAGTCCTGCGAAAAGGGCATTTATATGCCTGGCCTAATATTTGGGCAAAAAAGCAGGTAGTTCCAGAATTAGTCGGTAAGCTTCAAGCGTCAGAGGTTGCAGAGTTGGCTTTGGACTATTTAAATCATCCTGAAAAATTACAGGAAATGCGCGATCGCCTCCGCAGCATTCGAGGTGAGGCGGGTGCTGCCCAAAAACTGGCAAAGTTGGTCTGCGAGGAGTTAGAACAAAATGCTTAA
- a CDS encoding M23 family metallopeptidase: MQQGSIPPNLQNRFLHPRRFLCLLGLTLAGLMPVVEFQPESVKALEIRTIAASTGSSWQGASFPVENFQGYSSPFGYRRSPSGSGGLEFHRGLDIAAPDGSYIRNWWGGKVVKVSQDRLCGTSITVESGAWRHVYCHMKGGVETANGGRYFIDRSGGIIVWEGQQVPAGARIGRVGMTGRTTGPHLHWGLKYGNNYVDPAQVLKAMYAQQPGNVRQVGQRLLQPSRSQTSWWKRQGQRTIDY; encoded by the coding sequence ATGCAGCAAGGGTCTATACCACCAAACCTTCAAAACCGCTTTCTCCATCCAAGACGATTTCTCTGTTTATTAGGGCTGACTTTAGCCGGATTGATGCCAGTAGTAGAATTTCAGCCAGAATCAGTTAAGGCATTGGAAATTAGAACAATTGCAGCATCAACTGGCAGCAGCTGGCAAGGGGCATCTTTCCCAGTCGAAAATTTTCAAGGCTATAGTTCTCCATTTGGCTACCGTCGCTCTCCCTCTGGTTCTGGCGGTTTAGAATTTCATCGGGGTTTAGATATCGCTGCACCGGACGGAAGTTACATTCGTAACTGGTGGGGGGGGAAAGTCGTGAAAGTCTCACAAGATAGACTTTGTGGCACCTCAATTACTGTCGAGTCCGGGGCATGGCGGCACGTCTACTGTCACATGAAAGGAGGCGTAGAAACCGCTAATGGCGGTCGTTATTTCATCGATCGCAGCGGCGGTATTATCGTTTGGGAAGGGCAGCAAGTGCCAGCAGGTGCCCGGATTGGTCGGGTAGGAATGACTGGGCGGACTACTGGGCCTCATCTCCATTGGGGATTAAAGTATGGCAATAACTATGTAGATCCGGCTCAGGTTCTCAAAGCGATGTATGCTCAACAACCCGGTAATGTTCGGCAAGTTGGGCAACGTTTGCTTCAACCGTCTAGAAGTCAGACATCGTGGTGGAAACGTCAGGGGCAACGAACGATCGATTATTGA